One genomic segment of Actinoplanes ianthinogenes includes these proteins:
- a CDS encoding ABC transporter permease, with amino-acid sequence MRVAEAWRVALDALRANRLRSLLTMLGVVIGVAAVVALVAIGTGTKQQIERQVEGLGSNLLIVVPGRLEAGAAPTSSPLTLDDADAVSRVVGDRSRVAVTIASGETVRAGSHSGFASMQGVLETTPTVFVRHLSRGAYLTRTDVSTGRRVAVLGAGVARTLFADRDPIGRQMTIGGVRFRVIGVFEQLGQSLGVDRDNEVHVPVTAAQRLLGTDRIDGLAIRAPDRDTIDQLGKDVVATLSERHPDTDFSAVTQEQILGVLGDILGVLTGVLAAIAGISLLVGGVGVSNIMLVSVRERTKEIGLRKAVGARPRDIGIQFLLEAVLLTTTGGVLGMLLGASAALLVDGLSPVPAALTWWSMTLAFGVSAAVGIIFGVVPAQRAGRLDPVVALRTE; translated from the coding sequence ATGAGAGTGGCCGAGGCGTGGCGCGTCGCCCTCGACGCGCTGCGGGCGAACCGCCTCCGCAGCCTGCTGACCATGCTCGGCGTGGTGATCGGCGTGGCCGCCGTGGTCGCCCTGGTGGCCATCGGCACGGGCACCAAACAGCAGATCGAGCGCCAGGTCGAGGGTCTCGGCTCGAACCTGCTGATCGTCGTGCCCGGCCGGCTCGAAGCCGGCGCCGCCCCGACCAGTTCCCCGCTCACCCTGGACGACGCCGACGCGGTCAGCCGGGTCGTCGGCGACCGCTCACGGGTCGCCGTCACCATCGCCTCCGGCGAGACCGTCCGGGCCGGCTCCCACTCCGGGTTCGCCAGCATGCAGGGCGTCCTGGAGACCACGCCCACCGTCTTCGTCCGTCACCTGTCCCGCGGCGCCTACCTGACCAGGACCGACGTCAGCACCGGGCGGCGGGTCGCGGTGCTCGGCGCCGGCGTGGCCCGCACCCTGTTCGCCGACCGGGACCCGATCGGCCGGCAGATGACCATCGGGGGCGTACGGTTCCGGGTCATCGGGGTCTTCGAACAGCTCGGTCAGAGCCTCGGCGTCGACCGGGACAACGAGGTGCACGTGCCGGTCACCGCGGCGCAACGGCTGCTCGGCACCGACCGGATCGACGGCCTCGCCATCCGCGCCCCGGACCGGGACACCATCGACCAGCTCGGCAAGGACGTCGTCGCCACGCTGTCCGAGCGGCACCCGGACACCGACTTCAGCGCGGTCACCCAGGAACAGATCCTCGGCGTGCTCGGCGACATCCTCGGCGTGCTGACCGGGGTGCTGGCCGCCATCGCCGGGATCAGCCTGCTGGTCGGCGGCGTCGGCGTCTCCAACATCATGCTGGTCTCGGTCCGCGAACGCACCAAGGAGATCGGCCTGCGCAAGGCGGTCGGCGCCCGGCCGCGCGACATCGGCATCCAGTTCCTGCTCGAGGCGGTGCTGCTGACCACCACCGGGGGAGTGCTCGGCATGCTGCTCGGCGCGAGCGCGGCCCTGCTGGTCGACGGGCTCAGCCCGGTGCCGGCCGCGCTCACCTGGTGGTCGATGACCCTGGCGTTCGGGGTGTCGGCCGCGGTCGGCATCATCTTCGGCGTAGTACCGGCACAGCGGGCCGGCCGGCTGGATCCGGTGGTGGCCCTGCGAACGGAGTGA
- a CDS encoding EamA family transporter, which translates to MTRVPAPLLVLAAIASVQFGSATARGLFDDLGATGVTFLRLTVAALVLAVITRPRLTTWTAAAWRAAALLGLCTGAMNLVFYLAIRTVPLGIAVTVEFLGPLLLALVQTRRLLDLLWALLAAAGVVLLGLHSGGAAPLGGLALALLAGLCWAGYIVFSARVGALVPGTGGLTVALAVAALLAAPFGLPGASAVVDLPHLLLGGAAVALLSSVIPYVLELTALRRIPTRVFGILMSLEPAAAALAGLLVLGQRLGPVEIVALLLVTLASVGVTLARRPPAEQPEVAAATV; encoded by the coding sequence ATGACTCGGGTACCAGCGCCACTGCTCGTGCTGGCCGCGATCGCCTCGGTCCAGTTCGGCAGCGCGACCGCCCGGGGGCTCTTCGACGACCTCGGCGCGACCGGTGTCACCTTCCTGCGCCTGACCGTCGCCGCCCTGGTCCTCGCCGTGATCACCCGGCCCCGCCTGACCACCTGGACGGCCGCGGCCTGGCGTGCCGCCGCCCTGCTCGGCCTCTGCACGGGCGCCATGAACCTGGTCTTCTACCTGGCCATCCGGACCGTCCCGCTGGGCATCGCGGTCACCGTCGAGTTCCTCGGCCCGCTGCTGCTCGCCCTGGTGCAGACCCGCCGCCTGCTCGACCTGCTCTGGGCGCTGCTCGCCGCCGCCGGCGTGGTGCTGCTCGGCCTGCACTCCGGCGGCGCCGCACCGCTCGGCGGACTCGCCCTGGCCCTGCTCGCCGGCCTGTGCTGGGCCGGCTACATCGTGTTCAGCGCCCGGGTCGGCGCGCTCGTCCCGGGCACCGGCGGCCTGACCGTCGCGCTCGCGGTCGCCGCGCTGCTGGCCGCCCCGTTCGGCCTGCCCGGCGCGTCCGCCGTCGTGGACCTTCCGCACCTGCTGCTCGGCGGCGCCGCCGTCGCCCTGCTCTCCTCGGTCATCCCGTACGTCCTGGAGCTGACCGCGCTGCGCCGCATCCCGACCCGGGTCTTCGGCATCCTGATGAGCCTGGAGCCGGCCGCCGCCGCCCTGGCCGGCCTGCTCGTCCTCGGCCAGCGGCTCGGCCCGGTCGAGATCGTCGCGTTGCTGCTGGTCACGCTCGCCAGCGTGGGCGTGACGCTGGCCCGCCGCCCGCCGGCCGAGCAGCCCGAGGTGGCTGCCGCAACAGTCTGA